The Conexivisphaerales archaeon genome has a segment encoding these proteins:
- a CDS encoding xanthine dehydrogenase family protein subunit M, whose protein sequence is MSFGSPYFTLPKFRYLRPKTLNEAIEILSSYGDDARVMAGGIGLLNFMKERLVEPKVVVDLKGIPELRRLEYNGYLHVGATVTMNELLGFSQLKKEYRGLYEAISVLSDHNLRNRSTIVGDMCEALPWVDSPPPLIAYDASVMIKGKGGERKVMVRDFIKGMAQVDLSNDEIVTAIEVPEAKKKEGRFYKFSRGSEFAIASLAIVYDRSKSSLKMVFGAVSETPFYPEELSETFSRSQSSEEFLNRSISYLRRNFTPMEDSLASSSYRLNVMEKLMVQGLKDVLQKGVGESA, encoded by the coding sequence ATGAGCTTTGGTTCTCCCTACTTTACACTGCCGAAGTTCAGATACCTGAGGCCGAAGACTTTGAACGAGGCTATAGAGATTTTGAGCAGCTATGGCGATGATGCCAGGGTTATGGCTGGAGGTATAGGCCTGTTAAACTTCATGAAAGAAAGGCTTGTTGAGCCTAAAGTGGTCGTTGACCTGAAAGGTATACCTGAGCTCCGAAGACTGGAGTACAACGGCTATTTGCATGTAGGTGCTACTGTAACAATGAACGAACTACTTGGCTTCTCCCAGCTGAAGAAGGAGTACAGAGGATTGTATGAGGCTATATCAGTACTGAGCGACCATAACCTCAGAAACAGGTCTACTATTGTAGGGGATATGTGTGAAGCCCTGCCTTGGGTAGATTCTCCACCTCCTTTGATTGCCTATGATGCTTCTGTTATGATAAAAGGAAAAGGAGGTGAAAGGAAGGTTATGGTCAGGGACTTCATAAAGGGTATGGCACAGGTAGACCTGTCAAACGATGAAATAGTCACAGCAATCGAGGTACCTGAAGCAAAGAAGAAGGAAGGAAGATTCTACAAATTTTCTCGCGGTTCAGAGTTTGCCATCGCTTCCCTAGCAATAGTCTATGATAGGAGCAAAAGCAGCCTCAAGATGGTTTTCGGCGCAGTCTCTGAAACACCTTTCTATCCTGAAGAGCTTTCAGAGACCTTCTCCAGAAGTCAATCGTCTGAAGAATTTCTGAACAGATCAATATCCTATCTGAGAAGGAACTTCACCCCGATGGAAGATTCACTGGCATCTTCATCATACAGGCTGAATGTCATGGAGAAGCTGATGGTGCAG